DNA sequence from the Tissierella sp. MB52-C2 genome:
ATGGGTTTAAACTATATCAGACATAGCATAAAAGTGAACGGTAGGAATGTGATAAAAGTATATCTAATGAAAACCCCCAAAAATCATCCTGCCCCTAAGGTTTTACCAGCTTCAAGTGGCATCATTAGTGTGAAATTCTCATAATCTATACATTTATGATTCCTGGCACGTCATCTTTCTTATTACTATAATTGCTATAACAATCATCATGATTGCTGTTATGAATCCTGTCTCACCAACAAAATATGCCTGTTTATTTGCACTAGTTAATGGTCCATATATAATCTGATCAAAGAAATTATGACTGGCATGGAGTATAATAGCCGGCCATACACTTTTTGATTTTAATCTTAAACAAGCCATAATTGTTGTCATAGCAATAATTTCAATGGTGAACATTGGAAGCTGGTACCCAATATTTGTCCCTGATTGATACAAACCTGTTATCATAAGTGGGAAATGCCATACTGCCCATATTAGCCCACTTATCAAAATAGCAATCTTTATATTCCACATATTAACTAGTTTTGGTAGTAAGAATCCTCTCCATCCAATTTCTTCACCAGTAGCAGTAAAAAAAGAGGACAGGACTAATAATAGAAGATATCCAATGGAATTGGTATAAATTTCACCAGTGAATGATGAACGGTTAGCAATCCAGTAAATCCCATACGAAACTCCTAAATAGATTATTGGTACAAATATACCTATCAAAATATATTGTACATTACACCTATTCCATCCCAATACTTTTTCTTTGTGATAAAATATTCTATGTACAATAAATGCTGCTATTGCAGGACACCACATAAGTATAGATGTCATCCCTGCTGCTGCATCGCCACCTTTTATTCTTATGTAATAGCAAATACTGCTTAACACAAATGTAATGATTAAAAATATAACCACTGCTCTTTTATTTTTTGTCTCTTTTACCATATTATCCCTCCAATTATATAAATTCGCCTTATCAGCGTAACTTTCATCAACCACCGTTTCAAGAATATTTTACTCGGCGGGATACATGAAATTTTACCATCATTAAGCAAGTTCCTCAAGATTGGAATTATGAATATTTAGTAATAATTTCCACTTTACTGAAAATAGAGTATCTCCAAGACTGATTCCAAGGAAGGTAAAGGGACAGGTTGTATTTGTAGATAGCCATGAACACAATGAATATGGAAGCACGACAGTGCCATGAAGGAGCAACTGAGCAGGCCGAGACGCTACCTAAAAAAATGATCACCCTGCCTTGCAGAGTGATCAAAGCAGCTATACGCTACCCTGTTTATTTCACTTCCTTTAATATTCTTAAATAATGATTAGCTTCTCTTAGAACATGATCTCCTAAGAGTGGAATGATAATGGATCTGATTTTACATGCTAATAGACCTTCAGTTCCGGCTCTTTTAAAGTTCTTTATATTTTCTGTTGCCTTTAAGCTTTCATTTAAGATCTCCTTTTGATTACTTCTATTGCAATTTTCTTCTAATATCTTTTCAAAGGTTTCTGCTAATTCCTCCGCTGTTTCTTTTAATTCCTCTTCTGTAGGGTCAAGTAGACCATCAATAAACTCTGCATGCTCTTCCATTATCTGATTCCAGAAGTTCATGTCATCACATATGGTTCTATTCGGTAGTTTTCTATTTTGCAGAGACTTCAATGATTCCATATACAACTCAGCCTCTCGAAGAATATGCTCTATCAGTAGAGGATATAAGGTAGTAAATGTTTTACATTCTAACTGTGATTTAAGAAGTTCTTTCTTAAGTTCAATGACCTCTTCTAATAGATTCATGGATCTCATATTTATGTTGCAGATTTTTTCTTCTAACCACTCTGTATAATTGAAGTTTGGATCTGATCTTAAATCATATTCAGCTTCCGTGATTTCCATGTTTAGCGAAGCACCGGTTAACTCCGATGATATTTCTTCTGCTTTCAAAGTAAAAGGTGTTACGAGCTCATTTGATTCAAGAACTTCATTTCTTACCGCACAATTACCAAATATGACGGTTTCGGCTAATAGT
Encoded proteins:
- a CDS encoding DUF2935 domain-containing protein — protein: MYLLSRKEFIQISLEINLFFQRIMKEHLFFIETSLPPVNEAKIDEADILKKSFESLLAETVIFGNCAVRNEVLESNELVTPFTLKAEEISSELTGASLNMEITEAEYDLRSDPNFNYTEWLEEKICNINMRSMNLLEEVIELKKELLKSQLECKTFTTLYPLLIEHILREAELYMESLKSLQNRKLPNRTICDDMNFWNQIMEEHAEFIDGLLDPTEEELKETAEELAETFEKILEENCNRSNQKEILNESLKATENIKNFKRAGTEGLLACKIRSIIIPLLGDHVLREANHYLRILKEVK
- a CDS encoding type II CAAX endopeptidase family protein → MVKETKNKRAVVIFLIITFVLSSICYYIRIKGGDAAAGMTSILMWCPAIAAFIVHRIFYHKEKVLGWNRCNVQYILIGIFVPIIYLGVSYGIYWIANRSSFTGEIYTNSIGYLLLLVLSSFFTATGEEIGWRGFLLPKLVNMWNIKIAILISGLIWAVWHFPLMITGLYQSGTNIGYQLPMFTIEIIAMTTIMACLRLKSKSVWPAIILHASHNFFDQIIYGPLTSANKQAYFVGETGFITAIMMIVIAIIVIRKMTCQES